A genomic stretch from Natronomonas gomsonensis includes:
- a CDS encoding DNA polymerase sliding clamp (Sliding clamp subunit. Responsible for tethering the catalytic subunit of DNA polymerase to DNA during high-speed replication. Proliferating cell nuclear antigen homolog.) yields MSADAVEADGDEEPVDEADERPSSPTVDALETLINADTLAKTIEVANSVADESVLRFGRHGLKIRLVDPANVYMANIHLDSSGFEAVGDGVFPAGQKHEGLLDFIGKADSEELVSLAFDAETRRLAVEFQPYERDYALIDPDSIRQEPDIPDMDLPNVFNIDGETLKEVVEVSQLVSDHVDIEGDPDAECIRIVAEGDTDTNTATLDDELGFAEVTEDASSFLSLDYLEDAVGVIPKSSTVEVRFGDEFPVMMEWTFADDYGHVKQVIAPRIVSQ; encoded by the coding sequence ATGAGCGCCGACGCCGTCGAAGCCGATGGCGACGAAGAACCCGTCGACGAAGCCGATGAACGACCGTCTTCCCCGACCGTCGACGCGCTGGAGACGCTCATCAACGCGGACACGTTGGCCAAGACCATCGAGGTCGCTAACTCTGTCGCCGACGAGTCCGTGCTCCGGTTCGGCCGACACGGGCTCAAAATCCGCCTGGTCGACCCGGCGAACGTCTACATGGCGAACATCCACCTCGATTCGAGCGGCTTCGAGGCCGTCGGCGACGGCGTCTTCCCCGCCGGTCAGAAACACGAAGGACTGCTCGACTTCATCGGCAAGGCCGACAGTGAGGAACTCGTCTCGCTGGCCTTCGACGCCGAGACGAGACGACTGGCCGTCGAGTTCCAGCCCTACGAGCGCGACTACGCGCTCATCGATCCCGACAGCATCCGGCAGGAACCCGACATCCCAGACATGGACCTCCCCAACGTCTTCAACATCGACGGGGAGACCCTGAAGGAAGTCGTCGAGGTCTCGCAACTCGTCTCTGACCATGTCGACATCGAGGGCGACCCCGACGCTGAGTGCATCCGGATTGTCGCCGAAGGGGACACGGATACCAACACGGCGACTCTCGACGACGAACTTGGGTTTGCCGAGGTGACGGAGGATGCGTCGTCCTTCCTCTCACTCGACTACCTCGAAGACGCGGTCGGTGTTATTCCGAAATCATCGACTGTCGAGGTCCGATTCGGCGACGAGTTCCCCGTGATGATGGAGTGGACCTTCGCCGACGATTACGGCCACGTCAAGCAGGTAATCGCACCGCGGATTGTGTCGCAATGA
- a CDS encoding tyrosine-type recombinase/integrase, which produces MSENLQPTTPEEGIEKYLAHRKIEVSEETLQTYDYRLRKFNRWTDEVGLDNLNDLTGRKLDEYERHRRQQGIKKTTLKGDMKDFRMAVRYWERIEAVADGLADKVPVVNPKKHEEVSQETLDEESAMPLLRYYRHRTPGTRNHAFLELAWSTAARVSGLQALDMRDFYPEEGYVWFRHRPGQGTSLKKNYASERVVSIPDRVVEALRGYISDKRYAVRDDHGRHPLFTSQQGRPHKNTIRGWSYHMTQPCRYGDCPHGYDPAECDFREHGYYSKCPSSKSTHPIRKGSISWHLGNGVPMELVEARCDASREVIELHYDMRSPEERMQHRRGTVLPKLKYA; this is translated from the coding sequence ATGTCTGAGAACCTCCAGCCGACGACGCCGGAGGAGGGCATCGAGAAGTACCTCGCCCATCGGAAAATCGAGGTCTCCGAAGAGACGCTCCAGACCTACGACTACCGCCTTCGGAAATTCAATCGTTGGACCGACGAGGTCGGCCTCGACAATCTAAACGACCTCACCGGCCGGAAGCTCGACGAGTACGAGCGTCATCGCCGCCAGCAGGGCATCAAGAAGACGACGCTGAAGGGCGACATGAAGGACTTCCGGATGGCAGTCCGGTACTGGGAACGCATCGAAGCGGTCGCCGACGGGCTCGCCGATAAGGTGCCCGTCGTCAACCCGAAGAAGCACGAGGAAGTCTCCCAAGAAACACTCGACGAAGAGAGCGCGATGCCGCTGCTTCGGTACTATCGGCACCGGACACCCGGTACTCGAAACCACGCTTTCCTCGAACTCGCGTGGTCGACCGCCGCCCGCGTCTCCGGGCTCCAAGCGCTCGATATGCGGGACTTCTACCCCGAAGAGGGCTACGTCTGGTTTCGGCATCGGCCGGGGCAAGGCACCTCGCTCAAGAAGAACTACGCCAGCGAGCGAGTCGTCAGTATCCCCGACCGCGTCGTCGAGGCGCTCCGGGGCTACATCTCAGATAAACGCTACGCCGTCCGTGACGACCACGGTCGTCACCCGTTGTTTACCAGCCAGCAGGGACGGCCGCACAAGAACACGATTCGCGGCTGGTCGTATCACATGACCCAGCCGTGCCGCTACGGCGACTGTCCGCACGGGTACGACCCCGCGGAGTGCGACTTCCGTGAGCACGGATACTACTCGAAGTGCCCGTCCTCGAAGTCGACACACCCGATTCGGAAGGGCTCGATTTCCTGGCACCTCGGTAACGGCGTGCCCATGGAACTCGTTGAGGCCCGCTGTGACGCCTCTCGGGAGGTCATCGAGTTACACTACGATATGCGCTCTCCCGAGGAGCGAATGCAGCACCGTCGCGGAACCGTTCTCCCGAAACTGAAGTACGCATGA